The following are encoded together in the Bos taurus isolate L1 Dominette 01449 registration number 42190680 breed Hereford chromosome 10, ARS-UCD2.0, whole genome shotgun sequence genome:
- the LOC132346385 gene encoding WAS/WASL-interacting protein family member 3-like: MRPGGRTRSRGSRGRGVAGVGGETKAETVPNRAGPPIPRHPPPRLFSAAQLLSRPPSLSARAHPPALSPAAPPRPLRAAHPAQVPAATAATPLPPQPPPPPSPPRLPPPPPRLTLSRRRRKAPRLLPRVKFPGPGFTTLPCLPAAGPRERGVEGGDLWRGGAKVSPEARWRLRASGWGCRAGKLQRAWESPALNPPSSALRAARPADLAEPGKDGPDWRSHEAAAKLTRSGPAPRPLDQSSKNAFPQLYYV; this comes from the coding sequence ATGAGACCCGGCGGACGAACGCGGAGCAGAGGAAGCCGAGGGCGGGGGGTGGCGGGAGTAGGGGGGGAAACAAAGGCAGAAACCGTCCCTAACAGAGCTGGCCCCCCAATTCCGCGCCACCCCCCGCCCCGTCTCTTCAGCGCCGCCCAGCTGCTCAGCCGGCCACCGTCCCTGTCCGCCCGCGCCCATCCGCCAGCCCTGTCACCCGCGGCCCCTCCCCGTCCCCTCCGCGCGGCTCACCCCGCACAGGTCCCCGCCGCCACTGCCGccactcctcttcctcctcagccgccgccgcctccctcGCCGCCGCGGCTGCCTCCGCCGCCGCCAAGGCTCACACTCAGCCGCCGTCGCCGTAAAGCGCCTCGGCTGTTACCCCGGGTAAAGTTTCCTGGGCCTGGCTTTACGACACTTCCCTGCCTGCCGGCTGCCGGGCCGAGGGAAAGGGGCGTGGAGGGAGGTGACCTGTGGCGGGGAGGGGCGAAGGTGTCTCCCGAGGCCCGGTGGCGGCTGCGTGCTAGTGGGTGGGGCTGTAGGGCAGGGAAGTTGCAGAGGGCTTGGGAGTCACCAGCCCTTAACCCACCATCTTCGGCCTTGCGGGCTGCTCGGCCCGCGGACCTTGCAGAGCCCGGGAAGGATGGGCCAGACTGGCGCTCCCACGAAGCTGCCGCAAAGCTCACCCGCTCTGGGCCTGCTCCCCGGCCCTTGGACCAATCTTCTAAAAATGCTTTTCCTCAGCTGTACTACGTTTAA